The proteins below are encoded in one region of Pseudomonas putida S13.1.2:
- a CDS encoding MFS transporter: MPSNRQAPRGLPEHNQQSVTQQWLAILSVAVGAFALVTSEFLPVGVLNDVASDLGISAGLAGLMVTLPGIMAALAAPLISVGVGALDRRYLLIGLTLIMIIANTIVAYAVDFNLLLVGRVLLGVSIGGFWATAIALSGRLAPDGMGVAKANSIIMAGVTLATVVGVPVGTWLSGLMGWRMTFLVTALVGIPVLLAQVLLLPRLLPEKAIRISDLPALFINPQARVGLIAVLLIGLAHFAAYTYVAPFFKQNAGFDGPTIGSLLLLYGVAGFMGNIFAGYAANRSVRHTLMLVALMIAVSTALFPHFATGMTGAAMLIALWGFAFGAFPACANIWMFVVAPKDVERGMPLFVAMFQVIIALGSFFGGQVVDHMGTAVLLSLATALVGCGFVTVLVLGRNVSNNLAAQPG, encoded by the coding sequence ATGCCAAGCAACCGCCAGGCCCCTCGCGGCCTTCCCGAACATAATCAACAAAGTGTCACGCAGCAATGGCTGGCAATCCTCTCGGTCGCCGTGGGTGCCTTCGCACTGGTCACCAGCGAGTTCCTCCCGGTGGGGGTACTCAACGATGTGGCCAGTGACCTTGGCATCAGTGCAGGCCTTGCCGGCCTGATGGTAACGCTGCCCGGTATCATGGCCGCGCTAGCCGCCCCATTGATTTCCGTGGGGGTCGGCGCGCTGGACCGGCGCTACCTGCTGATCGGCCTGACGCTGATCATGATCATCGCCAACACCATCGTGGCCTACGCCGTCGACTTCAACCTGCTGTTGGTCGGCCGCGTGCTGTTGGGTGTCAGTATCGGTGGCTTCTGGGCGACCGCCATCGCCCTCAGCGGCCGCCTGGCCCCAGACGGCATGGGCGTGGCCAAGGCCAACTCGATCATCATGGCTGGCGTAACCCTGGCGACCGTAGTGGGCGTGCCCGTGGGCACCTGGCTCAGCGGCCTGATGGGCTGGCGCATGACTTTCTTGGTCACCGCACTGGTGGGCATACCCGTGCTGCTGGCGCAGGTATTGCTGCTGCCGCGGCTGCTGCCGGAAAAGGCCATTCGCATCAGCGACCTGCCAGCCTTGTTCATCAACCCTCAAGCGCGGGTGGGGCTGATTGCCGTGCTGCTGATCGGCCTGGCGCACTTTGCCGCGTACACCTATGTTGCCCCGTTCTTCAAACAGAATGCCGGCTTTGACGGGCCTACGATTGGCTCGCTGTTGCTGCTGTATGGCGTAGCCGGGTTCATGGGTAACATTTTTGCGGGCTACGCTGCCAACCGCAGCGTGCGGCATACCCTGATGCTGGTCGCGCTCATGATTGCTGTCAGCACCGCCCTGTTCCCGCACTTCGCCACCGGCATGACCGGCGCCGCGATGCTGATCGCGTTGTGGGGCTTCGCCTTCGGTGCGTTCCCGGCCTGCGCCAATATCTGGATGTTTGTGGTGGCGCCCAAGGATGTTGAACGTGGCATGCCGCTGTTCGTGGCCATGTTCCAGGTGATCATTGCACTGGGCTCGTTCTTCGGCGGGCAGGTGGTCGACCATATGGGCACCGCGGTGCTGTTGAGCCTGGCTACTGCGTTGGTGGGCTGCGGCTTTGTCACCGTGCTGGTGCTGGGGCGCAACGTCAGCAATAACCTTGCTGCTCAGCCGGGCTGA
- a CDS encoding SfnB family sulfur acquisition oxidoreductase: MPDLTVSATYEIRPPAAHIIRDDAEALAVAHQVAGLLREGAAERDRNREVPADIVDAFSNSGLWGITVPRAYGGAEVSFATLARVIAIVSAADPSLGQIPQNHYCLLEDIRLQGSPQQQRYFYDLVLQGHRFANALSETGGKTVQDIRTRLVAEGDGYRIDGRKGYCTGSLYAHWLGVLALDEQDRAQLAFVQRGSAGLVIVDDWSSMGQRTTSSGTVLLDGLRVPAFNLFPSYRSYESPTLAGPFAQLTTAAIDAGIGRAALDDTIAFVREHARPWIDAQVDKASEDPLTIIQVGSLEIRQEAAEALLERAGQALDAARPAPNEENVALASIAVAKAKVLTTEAAIEASNRLFELGGTRSSLTRHNFDRHWRNARVHTLHDPVRWKYHLVGNWALNGIKPPRHDWN; encoded by the coding sequence ATGCCTGACTTGACCGTATCTGCCACTTACGAAATCCGCCCACCGGCGGCGCACATCATTCGCGACGACGCCGAAGCGTTGGCCGTCGCTCATCAAGTCGCCGGGCTGCTGCGCGAGGGCGCCGCCGAACGCGACCGCAACCGCGAAGTACCCGCCGACATCGTCGACGCGTTTTCCAACAGCGGGCTGTGGGGCATCACCGTGCCACGGGCCTATGGTGGCGCCGAGGTGTCGTTCGCCACACTCGCCCGGGTGATCGCCATCGTCTCCGCTGCCGACCCTTCGCTTGGGCAAATTCCGCAAAACCACTACTGCCTGCTGGAAGACATCCGCCTGCAAGGCAGCCCGCAACAGCAACGCTACTTCTACGACCTGGTACTGCAGGGCCATCGCTTCGCCAATGCCCTGTCGGAAACCGGCGGCAAGACTGTGCAGGACATTCGCACGCGCCTGGTCGCCGAAGGTGACGGCTACCGCATCGACGGGCGCAAGGGCTACTGCACCGGCTCGTTGTACGCCCATTGGCTGGGCGTGCTGGCGCTGGACGAGCAGGACCGTGCCCAGCTGGCCTTCGTCCAGCGCGGCAGCGCCGGGCTGGTGATTGTCGACGACTGGAGCAGCATGGGCCAGCGCACCACCTCCAGCGGCACGGTGCTGCTCGACGGCCTGCGGGTGCCGGCGTTCAACCTGTTCCCCAGCTACCGCTCCTACGAAAGCCCGACCCTCGCCGGGCCTTTCGCCCAGTTGACCACCGCAGCCATCGACGCCGGCATCGGCCGCGCAGCGCTGGACGACACCATTGCCTTCGTGCGCGAACATGCCCGGCCGTGGATCGATGCCCAGGTCGACAAGGCCAGCGAAGACCCGCTGACCATCATCCAGGTCGGCTCGCTGGAAATTCGCCAGGAGGCCGCCGAGGCACTGCTCGAACGTGCAGGCCAGGCCCTGGATGCGGCAAGGCCCGCACCGAACGAAGAAAACGTGGCCCTGGCTTCGATTGCGGTGGCCAAGGCCAAGGTACTGACCACCGAGGCCGCCATCGAGGCCAGCAACCGCCTGTTCGAACTGGGCGGCACGCGCTCGTCCCTGACCCGCCACAACTTCGACCGCCACTGGCGCAACGCCCGCGTGCACACCCTGCACGACCCGGTCCGCTGGAAGTACCACCTGGTCGGCAACTGGGCACTGAACGGCATCAAGCCGCCTCGCCACGACTGGAACTGA
- a CDS encoding adenylate kinase, with protein MRIYITGASCAGVTTLGQHLATQLDLRHADVDDFYWMPTNPPFSTKRPADERVPLIQQALGENDWVLTGSCMVWGDALLAHVDLTVFVVTPTPVRLERLAARERARFGGRIAPGGDMHEIHVGFREWAAQYDDPNFTGRNRAWHERWLAAQKAPVLKVDGASSSAALVAQVTSALTQLPVRKSGDPA; from the coding sequence TTGCGCATCTACATTACCGGTGCATCGTGTGCAGGGGTGACCACGCTGGGGCAGCACCTCGCCACGCAACTCGATCTGCGCCACGCCGACGTCGATGACTTCTACTGGATGCCTACCAATCCGCCGTTCTCAACCAAACGGCCGGCCGATGAGCGTGTGCCTTTGATCCAGCAAGCGCTCGGCGAGAACGACTGGGTGCTGACCGGCTCTTGCATGGTATGGGGTGATGCCTTGCTGGCCCATGTCGACCTGACGGTGTTTGTGGTAACACCAACGCCCGTGCGTCTTGAGCGGCTGGCTGCACGTGAAAGGGCGCGCTTTGGCGGGCGCATCGCCCCGGGTGGTGACATGCACGAGATACACGTGGGGTTCAGGGAGTGGGCTGCTCAGTATGACGACCCGAACTTTACAGGTCGCAACCGGGCGTGGCATGAGCGCTGGCTGGCAGCGCAGAAAGCCCCGGTGTTGAAGGTGGACGGGGCAAGCAGTTCTGCAGCGTTGGTTGCGCAAGTCACATCGGCGCTGACACAGCTGCCGGTCCGCAAGTCTGGTGATCCTGCCTAG
- a CDS encoding universal stress protein, giving the protein MNPLKHILVATDLSPHARNAAERAAYLSNAQQASLDLLYVANPAPFERLKQLVAPDDDLLKRVLASAGEKTRALAALLFQRYDISAGVQVASGSVITEINRVVQDKRSDLLVCGAKGQSVARRLLLGSTVQKMLNHMPCPLLVVKPAPRDAYRTVLVPVDFSPVSLRAIKLAKAIAPQAEIILLHVYEAPFEGSVRFAHIDHDTLTHYRNVIRKDAAAQLAALSEAAGMADARQILVHGDPGWRIAEQEQERECDLIVVGKQGASALEELLVGSVTKHVLNESQCDVLVAP; this is encoded by the coding sequence ATGAACCCGCTGAAACACATACTGGTAGCCACCGACCTGTCCCCCCATGCCCGCAACGCAGCGGAGCGCGCTGCCTACCTGAGCAACGCGCAGCAGGCCTCACTGGACCTGCTCTACGTTGCCAACCCGGCGCCCTTCGAACGCCTCAAGCAGTTGGTGGCGCCTGATGACGACCTGCTGAAGCGCGTGCTGGCTAGCGCCGGCGAGAAAACCCGCGCACTGGCAGCCCTGCTGTTCCAGCGCTATGACATTTCCGCGGGCGTGCAGGTTGCCAGCGGCTCGGTGATCACGGAAATCAACCGGGTGGTGCAGGACAAACGCAGCGACCTGCTGGTGTGCGGCGCCAAGGGCCAGAGCGTGGCGCGGCGCCTGCTGCTGGGTTCGACCGTGCAGAAAATGCTCAACCACATGCCTTGCCCTTTGCTGGTGGTCAAGCCGGCCCCTCGTGACGCCTATCGCACCGTGCTGGTGCCAGTCGACTTCTCACCCGTTTCGCTGCGCGCCATCAAACTGGCCAAGGCCATTGCCCCACAGGCCGAAATCATTCTGCTGCATGTGTACGAAGCCCCGTTCGAAGGCAGCGTGCGCTTTGCCCATATCGACCACGACACGCTCACCCATTACCGCAATGTCATCCGCAAGGATGCAGCGGCGCAACTCGCTGCGTTGAGTGAGGCTGCCGGTATGGCCGATGCACGGCAGATCCTGGTGCACGGTGACCCTGGCTGGCGCATTGCCGAACAGGAACAGGAGCGGGAGTGCGACCTGATCGTGGTCGGCAAGCAGGGTGCCAGCGCGCTGGAGGAGCTGTTGGTTGGCAGCGTCACCAAGCATGTACTGAACGAATCGCAGTGTGATGTGCTGGTGGCCCCATAG
- a CDS encoding AzlD family protein: MAVDTNLTRALGFLLLRNGTLGPQLTQVLNAAPGCVLIAVIAPKFVSGHPADLIALGLTVYAATRFSLLPVVVFAIVMTGVLRLLLPA, encoded by the coding sequence ATGGCCGTGGACACCAACCTGACCCGTGCGCTGGGCTTTTTACTGCTGCGCAACGGCACCCTGGGACCGCAGCTGACCCAGGTACTGAACGCCGCGCCCGGCTGCGTGCTGATTGCCGTGATCGCACCCAAGTTCGTTTCCGGGCACCCGGCCGACCTGATTGCGCTGGGGCTTACGGTGTACGCAGCTACGCGGTTTTCCCTCTTGCCGGTGGTGGTGTTTGCCATCGTGATGACGGGGGTGCTGCGCCTGTTGTTGCCGGCATGA
- a CDS encoding MetQ/NlpA family ABC transporter substrate-binding protein, with translation MKKTLTALAALLAFSAQAAEHLVVGATPVPHAEILEFVKPALAKQGVDLDIKVFNDFIQPNLQLAQKNLDANYYQYRPFLNDFNKTRHTDLVPVVGVHIEPFGAYSAKYTNLAELPDGASVAIPNDPVNTGRALVLLAEAGLLKLKDPANPQSTQRDITDNPRHLKIRELEGAMLARSVKQVDLAFVFANYALEAGIDTNSALIVEKGKDLYVEYLVARPDNLQDPGIQKLAKALNSPEVRNFILTRYKGQIAPGF, from the coding sequence ATGAAAAAGACCCTCACTGCCCTCGCCGCTTTGCTCGCCTTCAGTGCCCAGGCCGCCGAACACCTGGTGGTCGGCGCTACGCCGGTACCGCATGCGGAAATCCTCGAATTCGTCAAACCGGCCCTGGCCAAACAAGGGGTCGACCTGGACATCAAGGTGTTCAACGACTTCATCCAGCCCAACCTGCAACTGGCGCAGAAGAACCTGGACGCCAACTACTACCAGTACCGGCCATTTCTGAACGACTTCAACAAAACCCGGCACACCGACCTGGTACCCGTGGTGGGCGTGCACATCGAACCGTTCGGCGCCTACTCGGCCAAGTACACGAACCTGGCAGAGCTGCCCGATGGCGCCAGCGTCGCCATCCCCAACGACCCGGTCAACACTGGCCGTGCCCTGGTGCTGCTGGCCGAGGCGGGGCTGCTCAAGCTGAAGGACCCGGCCAACCCGCAGTCCACCCAGCGCGACATCACCGACAACCCCCGCCACCTGAAAATCCGCGAACTGGAGGGCGCCATGCTGGCGCGCTCGGTGAAACAGGTCGACCTCGCCTTCGTCTTCGCCAACTACGCCCTGGAGGCCGGCATCGATACCAACAGCGCGCTGATCGTGGAAAAAGGCAAGGACCTGTACGTGGAATACCTGGTCGCCCGCCCCGACAACCTGCAGGACCCAGGTATCCAGAAGCTGGCCAAGGCGCTCAATTCGCCTGAAGTGCGCAACTTCATCCTGACCCGTTACAAAGGCCAGATCGCCCCTGGCTTCTGA
- a CDS encoding LysR family transcriptional regulator: MTPSLNSIMSRLHARHLRLLIELDEHRSLLGAAGSVGLTQPGASKALQEIETTFGTVLFNRTNRGLEPTAAGHCAIRYARVVQTDISNLRHDLDAILRGVGGRLAVGAIMGAVPLLMRAVSQLASIQPQMSFEIIEDTSQSLLAQIESGRLDIALCRTSVSNTPQLFASTFVQDETLAVIANVDHPLKHAQTVSLAELAESRWIVYRANMPMRVQLEREFHDAGLRFPLHLVETTSILATLSLLQDRPDFVALVSIDVARQCAMNQQVRMLPLAMGSVSDPYELVTRKGSQTTPAMDTLTQLLLQGGQHNNS, encoded by the coding sequence ATGACCCCATCACTTAACTCCATCATGTCCAGGCTGCATGCCCGCCACCTGCGCCTGCTCATCGAGCTGGACGAGCACCGCTCGCTGCTGGGTGCAGCAGGCAGCGTCGGGCTTACCCAGCCCGGCGCCAGCAAGGCGCTGCAGGAAATCGAAACCACCTTCGGCACGGTGCTGTTCAACCGCACCAACCGCGGGCTGGAGCCCACTGCCGCCGGGCACTGCGCCATCCGCTACGCGCGCGTGGTGCAAACCGATATTTCCAACCTGCGCCATGACCTGGATGCCATCCTGCGCGGTGTGGGCGGCCGGCTGGCGGTGGGCGCCATCATGGGCGCTGTGCCATTGCTGATGCGGGCCGTATCACAGCTGGCCAGTATCCAGCCGCAGATGTCGTTCGAGATCATCGAAGACACCAGCCAGTCGCTGCTGGCACAGATCGAAAGCGGCCGGCTGGACATTGCCCTGTGCCGCACAAGCGTCAGCAATACGCCGCAGCTGTTTGCCAGCACCTTTGTCCAGGATGAGACGCTGGCGGTCATCGCCAATGTCGACCACCCGCTCAAACACGCCCAAACCGTCAGCCTTGCCGAATTGGCCGAAAGCCGCTGGATCGTATACCGGGCCAACATGCCAATGCGCGTGCAACTGGAGCGCGAGTTCCACGATGCCGGGCTGCGGTTCCCGCTGCACCTGGTTGAAACCACCTCGATCCTGGCGACCTTGTCGCTGCTGCAGGACCGCCCCGACTTCGTGGCGTTGGTGTCGATTGACGTGGCCCGGCAATGCGCGATGAACCAGCAAGTGCGCATGCTGCCCCTGGCCATGGGCTCGGTCAGCGACCCCTACGAACTGGTCACCCGCAAAGGCAGCCAGACGACGCCGGCCATGGACACACTCACCCAACTGCTGTTGCAAGGGGGACAGCACAACAACAGTTAG
- a CDS encoding methionine ABC transporter permease, with protein sequence MNDLLTNVDWAEIAQACLETLSMLGAALGFTVLFGLPLGVLLYLTGQRQLLAHGPLYRSLSVVVNVLRSLPFIILLIVLIPLTTLLTGTSLGVKGTIPPLVVGCTPFFARLVETALREVDRGLVEASQAMGGSIAQIIRYTLLPEARTGLIAAVTVTAIVLVDYTAMAGVIGGGGLGDLAIRFGYQRFQTDVMVVTVLLLILLVQALQMSGDRLVRHFTRR encoded by the coding sequence ATGAACGACCTGCTGACCAACGTCGACTGGGCGGAAATCGCCCAGGCCTGCCTTGAAACACTGAGCATGCTGGGCGCCGCGCTGGGCTTTACCGTGCTGTTTGGCCTGCCCCTTGGCGTACTGCTGTACCTGACCGGGCAGCGCCAGTTGCTGGCGCACGGCCCGCTGTACCGAAGCCTGTCGGTGGTGGTCAACGTGCTGCGCTCGCTGCCGTTCATCATCCTGCTGATCGTGCTGATTCCGCTGACCACCCTGTTGACCGGCACCTCGCTGGGGGTGAAGGGCACCATCCCGCCGCTGGTGGTCGGCTGCACGCCGTTCTTTGCGCGGCTGGTTGAAACCGCCCTGCGCGAGGTGGACCGCGGCCTGGTCGAGGCCAGCCAGGCCATGGGTGGCAGCATCGCGCAGATCATCCGCTACACCCTGCTGCCCGAAGCGCGCACCGGGCTGATCGCGGCGGTCACCGTCACTGCCATCGTGCTGGTCGACTACACCGCCATGGCCGGGGTGATCGGCGGTGGCGGCCTGGGCGACCTGGCGATCCGCTTTGGCTACCAACGCTTCCAGACCGATGTGATGGTGGTCACCGTGCTGCTGTTGATCCTGCTGGTGCAGGCGCTGCAGATGAGCGGTGACCGCCTGGTAAGGCATTTCACCCGCCGCTGA
- a CDS encoding GFA family protein, with protein MQLAGECRCGAVTYHSTTTLQAAVYACHCQHCQAWSGSSFALHALLPEDAFTLNGPMVEYQYEQMGQQSRHYLCATCHTRIYNTTSAAPGLWVLRAGTLHERAALQPVAHIWVRHKQPWLALPAGIPAWEESPTAEAFAAALGGHRT; from the coding sequence ATGCAACTTGCCGGTGAGTGCCGCTGCGGCGCTGTTACCTACCACTCCACAACCACGCTGCAGGCGGCGGTGTATGCCTGCCATTGCCAGCATTGCCAGGCATGGAGCGGCAGCAGCTTTGCCCTGCACGCCCTGCTACCAGAAGACGCGTTCACGCTGAACGGCCCCATGGTCGAATATCAGTACGAGCAGATGGGGCAGCAATCGCGGCACTACCTGTGCGCGACCTGCCACACCCGCATCTACAACACCACCTCGGCCGCACCCGGGCTGTGGGTACTCAGGGCTGGCACACTGCATGAACGCGCTGCGTTGCAGCCTGTTGCGCATATCTGGGTCAGGCACAAGCAACCTTGGCTGGCTTTGCCTGCCGGTATACCGGCCTGGGAAGAAAGCCCTACTGCGGAAGCATTCGCGGCTGCCTTAGGCGGGCATCGCACGTAA
- a CDS encoding TetR/AcrR family transcriptional regulator, translated as MYAQLDVSTTANPQADATHGALHHALGNPGIRRKNHKLILKAASEAFAVTGFTATHSHDIAARAGLPKANIYYYFQTKENLYVQVLMSFIEPLVRASAALRKSDDPIVGLRAYIKARTRIIREHPSSAAAFSQELLSGGKRLPEVCKNMLQEEARRNVACLRNWIDDGRLAPCDPEHLMIFIWSATRTYTNLAWQMSQLRGVARPDKSDFDRATRTVTQMVLDGVVPDQKAGMTPS; from the coding sequence ATGTACGCCCAACTCGATGTGTCGACCACTGCCAACCCTCAAGCTGACGCCACGCACGGCGCACTGCATCACGCCTTGGGCAACCCCGGTATCCGGCGCAAGAATCACAAACTGATCCTGAAGGCTGCCAGCGAAGCGTTTGCCGTCACCGGCTTTACCGCTACCCATTCGCACGATATTGCCGCGCGCGCCGGGTTGCCCAAGGCCAATATCTATTACTACTTCCAGACAAAAGAGAATTTGTACGTCCAGGTGCTGATGAGCTTCATCGAGCCGCTGGTGAGGGCTTCGGCAGCATTGCGAAAAAGCGACGACCCGATAGTGGGCCTGCGGGCCTATATCAAGGCCCGCACTCGCATCATTCGGGAGCACCCTTCCAGCGCCGCCGCGTTCAGCCAGGAGTTGCTCTCAGGCGGCAAACGCCTACCTGAGGTTTGCAAGAACATGCTTCAGGAGGAAGCCAGGCGCAACGTCGCCTGCCTGCGCAACTGGATCGATGATGGCCGATTGGCGCCCTGTGACCCCGAGCACCTGATGATTTTCATATGGTCGGCAACGCGCACCTACACCAATCTGGCCTGGCAAATGTCTCAGCTCAGAGGCGTGGCCCGGCCTGACAAGTCGGACTTTGATCGCGCCACCCGCACGGTCACCCAGATGGTGCTGGACGGTGTCGTGCCGGACCAGAAAGCGGGCATGACACCGTCATGA
- a CDS encoding methionine ABC transporter ATP-binding protein, with protein sequence MSRYQQQIQPTDAQLCLRSIHKHYGAVSALDNIDLQVRHGEVFGIIGRSGAGKSSLLRLLNRLEAPSAGQVLIDGQDIAGLHGKPLHTLRRKVAMIFQHFNLLANSTVAENIELPMRMAGVAQAQRSARVEELLRLVGLAGRGGAYPAQLSGGQKQRVGIARALVLEPQILLCDEATSALDPESTQAILDLLRSINQRLGLTIVLITHEMQVIRDLCDRVAVLEQGRIVETGAVWEVFGNPRHAVSRILLSEAAPAAQASTAGKRYLDLHYTGGKGLKPDLAAIGAALGDGVSLFSGSIAPIQGRFLGQLRLAIASATPDDELLRQARLLADRAEWA encoded by the coding sequence ATGAGCCGTTACCAGCAGCAAATCCAGCCAACCGATGCGCAGCTGTGCCTGCGCAGCATCCACAAACACTACGGCGCGGTCAGTGCGCTGGACAATATCGACCTGCAGGTACGCCATGGCGAGGTGTTCGGCATTATCGGCCGCAGCGGTGCGGGCAAATCCTCGCTGCTGCGCCTGCTCAATCGCCTGGAAGCCCCCAGCGCCGGCCAGGTACTGATCGACGGCCAGGACATCGCCGGGCTGCACGGCAAGCCCTTGCACACGCTGCGGCGCAAGGTGGCGATGATCTTCCAGCACTTCAACCTGCTGGCCAACAGCACCGTGGCCGAGAACATCGAGTTGCCGATGCGCATGGCCGGGGTGGCGCAGGCACAGCGCAGCGCCCGGGTCGAGGAACTGTTGCGCCTGGTCGGCCTGGCCGGCCGCGGCGGCGCTTACCCCGCACAACTGTCCGGTGGCCAGAAGCAGCGCGTGGGCATTGCCCGGGCACTGGTGCTGGAGCCACAGATTCTGTTGTGCGACGAAGCCACGTCGGCGCTGGACCCGGAAAGCACCCAGGCGATCCTCGACCTGCTGCGCAGCATCAACCAGCGGCTGGGCCTGACCATCGTCCTGATCACCCACGAAATGCAGGTAATCCGCGATCTGTGCGACCGTGTAGCCGTGCTGGAACAAGGCCGCATCGTCGAAACCGGCGCGGTGTGGGAAGTGTTCGGCAACCCCCGGCACGCCGTCAGCCGCATTCTGCTCAGCGAGGCCGCGCCGGCCGCACAGGCCAGTACTGCCGGCAAGCGCTACCTGGACTTGCACTACACCGGCGGCAAAGGGCTGAAGCCCGACCTGGCGGCCATCGGTGCCGCACTGGGCGATGGGGTGAGCCTGTTCTCGGGCTCGATCGCGCCGATCCAGGGGCGGTTTCTTGGGCAACTGCGCCTGGCCATCGCCAGTGCGACGCCGGATGACGAGCTGTTGCGCCAGGCCAGGCTGCTGGCAGACCGCGCCGAGTGGGCCTGA
- a CDS encoding Lrp/AsnC family transcriptional regulator, translated as MPIKLDAIDRRILRALQRDGRLQNQELAKQVGLSASPCLRRVRLLEEAGVIERYVALVDPAKVALGLTLFVRVWLKRQDQDTTDEFVEAVRQLPEVVECHVMAGDCDLLLRVVAADLEAYRRFQIKHLTSLSVVQNVKTEVPMEKIKLTTELPV; from the coding sequence ATGCCAATCAAGCTCGATGCCATCGATCGGCGCATCCTGCGCGCGCTGCAGCGCGACGGCAGGTTGCAGAACCAGGAGCTGGCCAAGCAGGTGGGGTTATCTGCTTCGCCATGCCTGCGTCGGGTGCGCTTGCTGGAGGAGGCTGGGGTGATCGAGCGCTACGTGGCACTGGTTGACCCGGCCAAGGTAGCGTTGGGCCTCACCCTGTTTGTGCGGGTGTGGCTCAAGCGCCAGGACCAGGACACCACCGACGAGTTTGTCGAGGCCGTGCGGCAGTTGCCTGAAGTGGTGGAGTGCCATGTGATGGCGGGCGATTGCGACTTGCTGTTGCGGGTGGTGGCGGCAGACCTGGAAGCCTATCGACGCTTCCAGATCAAGCACCTGACCAGCCTGAGCGTGGTGCAGAACGTGAAGACCGAAGTGCCGATGGAAAAGATCAAGCTGACCACCGAGCTGCCGGTGTAG
- a CDS encoding LysR family transcriptional regulator, with amino-acid sequence MNAPQLQWETQRVFLAVLRTGSLSAAARALGIAQATARRRIDALEHSVGTSLFVRSPAGLMPTDTARDLVAHAESMALAAEAFARAASAQASEAGGTVRVTASQLLGVEVLPPMLRALREASPGLALELSVSNRMEDLALQEADVAVRIRRPTEATVVTRHVGDLRVGLYATEALLAHKGTPRSLDDLGRYPLIGPDRNLTELAFLGQQGLACSLASSVVRTDCHLAQFAALRAGLGIGVCANQLARQHGLVQVLPAEVAFRVDIWVAMHHDLRRVRRVVQVFDGLTRALQQYLE; translated from the coding sequence ATGAACGCCCCGCAACTACAGTGGGAGACCCAGCGGGTTTTCCTCGCCGTCCTTCGAACTGGCAGCCTTTCTGCCGCCGCCCGTGCGCTGGGGATCGCCCAGGCTACGGCGCGGCGCCGGATCGACGCGTTGGAGCACAGCGTCGGTACCAGCCTGTTTGTCCGCTCGCCAGCAGGGTTGATGCCGACCGACACGGCCAGGGATCTGGTCGCCCATGCCGAGTCCATGGCGCTGGCCGCCGAAGCCTTCGCCCGCGCGGCTTCCGCCCAGGCCAGTGAGGCCGGCGGCACCGTACGGGTCACTGCCAGCCAGCTGCTGGGTGTCGAGGTGCTGCCGCCAATGCTGCGAGCGCTGCGCGAAGCGAGCCCCGGGTTGGCGTTGGAGCTTAGCGTTTCAAATCGCATGGAAGACCTGGCGTTGCAGGAGGCCGATGTAGCAGTGCGCATTCGTCGGCCCACCGAGGCGACGGTCGTTACGCGGCATGTGGGGGACCTGCGCGTGGGGCTGTACGCAACCGAAGCGTTGCTTGCGCACAAAGGCACCCCGCGCAGTCTCGATGACCTGGGCCGCTACCCGCTGATTGGGCCAGACCGCAACCTGACAGAGCTTGCGTTCCTGGGGCAGCAGGGCCTTGCCTGCAGCCTGGCGAGCAGCGTTGTCCGCACCGACTGCCATCTGGCCCAGTTTGCAGCGCTCAGGGCGGGGCTCGGTATTGGCGTATGTGCCAACCAGTTGGCCAGGCAGCACGGGCTGGTGCAGGTGCTGCCGGCTGAAGTGGCTTTCCGCGTCGATATCTGGGTTGCCATGCACCATGATTTGCGCCGGGTAAGGCGGGTTGTGCAGGTATTCGACGGGCTGACGCGGGCACTGCAGCAGTACCTGGAGTAG